The proteins below are encoded in one region of Longimicrobium sp.:
- a CDS encoding family 10 glycosylhydrolase, with product MIQTRRAVLAVAPLALIAGAVIGIGTAPRASEAAPTHIEAAQPAPPPPVPAAPQPRAEARVVWVNRWEYRTAADVRRIMERATRAKLNMVYFQVRGPSDAYYRSELDPCSVRLCGRLGGTPSWDPLEVAVREAHARGLQLHAWINALSGWDSQEGDFCRLLQPSAPGRPDHILVRHPEWAMHTRAGRPMACPNGEEYVYLSPGNPGVRTHLARVAADVVRRYRVDGVHLDRIRYPGSGYGWDRASLAAFGRDPAADPAGWARFRREMVSRTVRETADSIRAVRRVPLSAAVWPIYDRDRFGWPSSSGIGQFYQDTWGWAREGSLDVAVPMAYFRVNEQPCTYLRRPGREPNPDWRCMLEDQLAGMRPTGRHVYIGIASGMPHDELARQIRIGRERGVQGFSFYSFDNLNGRGAVPFLGDGPFREPAVVPPMPWM from the coding sequence ATGATCCAAACCCGCCGCGCGGTCCTTGCCGTCGCGCCGCTGGCCCTGATCGCAGGCGCGGTAATCGGAATCGGAACCGCCCCCCGCGCGTCCGAGGCCGCCCCGACGCACATCGAGGCGGCGCAGCCCGCCCCACCGCCACCCGTGCCCGCGGCCCCGCAGCCGCGCGCCGAAGCCCGCGTCGTCTGGGTGAACCGCTGGGAGTACCGCACGGCGGCCGACGTGCGCCGCATCATGGAGCGCGCCACGCGGGCGAAGCTCAACATGGTGTACTTCCAGGTGCGAGGCCCCTCGGACGCCTACTATCGTTCCGAGCTGGACCCCTGCTCCGTGCGCCTGTGCGGGCGGCTGGGCGGCACCCCGTCGTGGGACCCGCTCGAAGTGGCCGTGCGCGAGGCGCATGCGCGCGGGCTGCAGCTTCACGCCTGGATCAACGCGCTGTCCGGTTGGGACTCGCAGGAGGGCGACTTCTGCCGCCTCCTGCAGCCGAGCGCGCCCGGACGGCCCGACCACATCCTGGTTAGGCACCCGGAATGGGCGATGCACACCCGCGCCGGCCGCCCGATGGCATGCCCGAACGGCGAGGAGTACGTCTACCTCTCCCCCGGCAACCCCGGCGTGCGCACCCACCTGGCCCGCGTCGCCGCCGACGTGGTGCGGCGCTACCGGGTTGACGGCGTGCACCTGGACCGCATCCGCTACCCCGGCTCCGGGTACGGGTGGGACCGCGCCAGCCTGGCCGCCTTCGGGCGCGACCCGGCCGCCGATCCCGCCGGGTGGGCCCGCTTCCGCCGCGAGATGGTGAGCCGCACCGTGCGCGAGACCGCCGACAGCATCCGCGCAGTACGCCGCGTGCCGCTCTCCGCGGCCGTGTGGCCCATCTACGACCGCGACCGCTTCGGATGGCCGTCGTCCAGCGGGATCGGGCAGTTCTACCAGGACACCTGGGGATGGGCGCGCGAGGGGTCGCTGGACGTGGCCGTGCCCATGGCCTACTTCCGCGTCAACGAGCAGCCCTGCACCTACCTGCGCCGTCCCGGCCGCGAGCCGAATCCGGACTGGCGCTGCATGCTGGAGGACCAGTTGGCGGGAATGCGTCCCACCGGGCGGCACGTGTACATCGGCATCGCCTCCGGCATGCCGCACGACGAGCTCGCGCGCCAGATCCGCATCGGGCGCGAGCGGGGCGTGCAGGGCTTCTCCTTCTACTCCTTCGACAACCTGAACGGCCGCGGCGCCGTTCCCTTCCTGGGCGACGGCCCCTTCCGCGAGCCCGCCGTCGTCCCGCCGATGCCCTGGATGTGA